Sequence from the Nymphaea colorata isolate Beijing-Zhang1983 chromosome 9, ASM883128v2, whole genome shotgun sequence genome:
CATAAGACAATCTTTTGGCTAcctattttcctttcaaaacattaaaaaatatttaaaaactgaCAAACAACACCATCGAATTGGTCActaaatttaatatatttttgcCACTCAATATCTTAAATCCGCTGATTCAGGCATTTTCATAGAGTGCTCGGAGGTAGGGGCATACCCACGTCAATCAAACGCACCGGAGCTTGTCGGAACTCTCGAGTTCAGGATATCCACAAAGACAAAACTCCTCCTATTCCTAAACTTTATTAAATTTTGCCTCGTCATCCTGTTCTACCTGTCCACCTCTCCTTCAAAGGAAAACTAGGACCAGAAATCTGTTAAAGGGACATATTTGTTGCAACCCACTTTCCCGGACCATCCACCTAATCGGGTGCCACGTTTACATcagggaaagaggaaaaaattcCTGGCTAAAGGGCAGTACTGCTTACCCTACGAGAAATTTTTCAACTGTGACATTAGCAAAAATGGTAGTTCACCGAGTTTAAGATCGAGCGGTTTCATGTTATGAAATCCACGCGTCAACTGGTTTTCTTGGGTGCAATTGCACCCATATCCCAACGCAATACCAGGAAAATCCATGTAATATACACTGAACAGACACAAAGTTCTTTTCTTATTGATTTTCAGAGATGATGAAAGCTTAGGCTGGCTCCTAGGGCTCTATCAACCATGTGACAGAACATAATTGTACTGTTGAAATATAGGCCTCGACCCTTCAATCAGAGGAGCATAGGCTTGTCGGATACGACGaactttttctcaaaatcaaatgAACTTTGAATTCTCCCATCCGCCAAGAGGGACTTTGCTTTCAGAGAATAAAGCCATCCGTGTGCAACTCTTTCAGTCTCTAGATTGCGACAAGACTAATCTGGACAACAGGAACAGAAAATTCAGGAGATGAAAATGACATCTTCAGAATGAAAGGAGGAAGCTTTAAGCTTTGCACTGCAACTGATCAACACAATTATGCAAGTCAATTATCGATAACTTCAGATTAATTGAATAAAGGGGAATCAATCCCCTAGTATCCATTCAAAAAGCAAGACACCATGTGGGCTGCcatgagaaagagaggaagactACCAGAAAGATGACATACTCCTGCATAACCAACTATAATGCATCATTGCTAATACATATACAAACAACCTTCATATTGTTCAACAAGGAAAGAACACTTTTACTGCAACAAACTATTGCCATCTACATCACAACTATTACTTATGGCCACTGTAAAACACAAAATGAATAGAGATAGTTATCACTCACAAGCAAATTTTGTGCCGAAACTGGTCAGACAGATGGCAAAAGCTTGGAAGGCAGAGAGTGGTTGCCGGTAATCCATGGTGAACATGTCATCCCCTACTTTGCCAAATTGGAGGAGGACCAACTCATCATCTCCGATTGCCCCAGGCTGGCTCGGATCAACAGTTGCTACAAGCTGAAAATTCTTTACAGAAGCAACTGTAACACGCCCATGAAAATTCAAACACCAACATTGTAGATGCTCATGCCACCTTGGGGCTTTGTTTTTGAGGATTACGTTTCCTGAGGTTGAAGTTGAAGTAGATGCTTCATGCCACGTACTCCTATCCTTTGCATGGGTAGTACTACCCGATGTCTCTAATGGAGAAGGACAGCGAAGATTGCAGTGCATTCTCCTTGGTCCTCTTGATTTTAACAAGTTGAACTTATATGAGACCTGCCCAATCTCATAATTTACATCAGGAACACGTGGACAGACTTGCTTTGGAGCAAACCTACGGCTGGTCTTACAGCCTGAAGGGCGAGCACCAGTGTACGGCTGACGGCTATCATATATAGTGAAATTCGTCCCTAGGAAATCAGAGCTGCAAAACATAGAAAATTACGTTAAGACAATTTCTCAATCGACATTTTGACAACTAGAGAAATTAACTATTTCTAACAATCCTGCTCTTGATCTTGAATTTCATTATTGATGAAACAAAGATTATAAAATCAAGCACAAAAGCATacaaactgaaaacaaaaatcccTGAACAGCAAAAGCCTATAAACTGAAACACAGTAATATTTTGCCCCGACAATTAAAAGTTATCTTTAAATCAACTCTCAAATCAAGATTACAAAATTGATGCACAACTAATAAACAAAAGATGCAATGTTAAAATTCAAATCTACGTGAAGGAAAATATATTGTTTCAAATGCATCACAAGGTCCAGGAGATCATAGTATTCCTGTCTGAACATGTTTCGTTGAGGTGAACATAAGAGGACCTCATAAGCCTTTGGATATAAACATCTCCCAACCCCAACAAAGAACCATATCAGTTCTTCTCTGTAGATGCTATAGCCGGATAAAATAGGATGCCAAGTCAGAGTAATTTTACAGCGCAAGGTTATTTCATGCCTGTGGTCTTAGGCTACAACAGTTTCAACAGTCATTTCTTTTAGATTGAACTGAACTTGCAGTTTACCTCAGTTTTCCAACATATGCACTGCTGCCTTGTGATAAGTCTTCAGAATCAAGAGAAATAATGTATTCACTATGAGCACCATGCCTGTACCGTCGAGCTGCCATGAGGAATTTACCTTTCTCCATGGAGGCTGCAGGAAATTAAACAAGCACAGGTGAGAGAAATCATATGGCCTAACTTCTATATGCTGGAGGCTGGAAGAAAATAGAGCTcctgaaaaagaaattgagCCAGCAAAGCCATGCACATACCAATAAAAGAttgaaacaaaaaggaaaaggaaatgtaACAGGATGAAATAGaaaacctttctttttactaATTATCTTATTTTCTAATATGAAAACCAACAGCTAAGACTCCTAAAAGATGTCCGAAGTAAGACATAGAATATGCAGGACTAGTAAAAGCAACTTACTTTGTGACAAGCCAAGATAAAGATAAAACGTTGAAGTTTTCCTGTTCCTCTTTATATAACATTGGAGGGGAAGTTCCCGAGGTCCTGGCTGCATAAACATAATATAAAACGTAAGCAAATTCCTTTTTTGGTTAACTTCAAGGATGAATGCGAAGTGTTGAATGATTAACTTAAACAAGAGATATAACAAGCCAATCCTCTGAAGTAGGGGGCCATGCTACGATAGGCAATACTATTTTTTATGCAATGTATAAACAAAGATTCCTCAGATCCGCATATGGATGAATACTTTTTGGAGAAAAATGATGCTACGATCAAACATCAATGTACAACACTAAGAACAAGGAAGACAAGATGGATGGAGGCCCTTGTATATTTCAATAACTACCTGCAGATGGAGAGTAACAGACAATGGTGTTCCAAGACTAATCATTAGCTTGACCTCTTAAAACCAAGGTATGACAACGGGAGCTACTCTTAAAGTGAAATGTGCAGGCTTGATTAATCTACAGTTGCGTAGCAGGTTCTGAGATAAAGAAATAGGAATGAAAACCAACTTTAATGATAagttagatgaaaaaaaaaatgcacatagCCTGAAGAAGCACTCTCTACACACCACATAGTATCAAGAAAATCCACTGGCTTCCAAAACAGGGAAACGTCGCGTATCTCTTACTTGGTGGCACACCATGTTATTGGACTTATTGGCATTTGGCgttatttttgtgattttccaACAGTACTTCGTTTTGTATCTCTCCGATAATTACTGAGGCTTCAGTTTACACCTTGACTCCGGCGATGACTGACACCTCacctcgttttttttttctatttgcaaAATGAGTGCCACTCGGCGCACTTCTCGCACCGAATTCTGCTCATAGAGTTGGAAAACGCCCACTCCATCAACCAAAGATctataatttttccttttccatcatTTATTATCTCTTTTTAGGAGTCATTGAGTTCATATCCATAGTAGTAAAGAAAAGACGCTTCTTACACATTGTATAAGAGAAGGACATAAGTACCAACCCGATGGTTCAGGTGCCATTTTTCTTCCTGTGTTTCTACTTATACGCAACAATTTTGCAAAGACAAAGCCGAAAAGTTTTATCCTCTGCATCCAGCTTCAAATCAAAGTGAATTGGTTTAAGAGTTCTGGTTATTGTTTACCTCAGAATCTCCATCACAATCACAGCCAGAAAAATTCCCAAGCAAACCACACGAAACATAATCCGCCTCAGCAAGACGAAAATTGTCCACTGTTTTATAACAAATCATCATATGCGGCAGctttaacaagaaaaattgagGGAAAGAGAACCATATCCATTTGCGATCCCGAACAAATTGCAAAAGGATGGAACAAACTATAAAAGGGAAGAATCCCGTAGATCTCGGAAACACATAATGAAAAGGCTGAATCGGCTCCtaaaagcagagagagagagagagagagagagagagagagtttgacCTGCTTGAGCGAGAAAGGAAAGGTTATGATGCCGCAATCCTTGGGGGGCCTGACCAGTGCTCTAGTGACCTCCCTCCACCTCCTGCAAACGGCTGCGCAGGCCACCACGTTCCGCCTCACAGGCCAGGCGTCGTCCCTCGCCTCCACCCTCTGTATGATATCCACCAGAAGCTCCGGCAGCAGCCTCCCCCATGTCCTCACCCcttcccctccctcctcctcttcctcctcctccccctcccaGAACCCTTCTCCCCCCTCCAacaactcctcctcctccccttcatCCCTCTCCTTGCCTCTGTTTCTCAAACCCCCTTGCTCCGACCTCAGAATCAGGAAAGGGACGGTCTTCCCCTTCCTGGAGAAGCTCCTTCCCAGAGATCCGATCCTCGCCAGGCTTCTCCTCAGtgacattttcttcaatttccttTCCTCCCCGAAACTGATTAGATTATACAGCCATTTAAAGGAGCAGCAGAAGACTGGAGTGGGGGAtgggggagagggggagggagatggTGTGTGATGATCTTATggtcatcaacatcatcatgcCATCACCATCATCACCATGTCGGATGGACAAGGAAGGGTGGGGAGACAAGGGCGCCACCTTTGCCCCCGACGTCCGTTTCTATCATCACCGTCTCGCATACGCACTTCTTATCGTCCGTCTCGTATCGGGAGGTTTACGTGTtccactttaaaaattaaaggagTTTTTCATAAACACCACCAGCGGTTTTGTAAATGACTGAAAACTCACTTAGCCTTTCGTTATCATCCAAAACACACCTAAGTTTCTCGGTGgttaattaaaaatttcataaggaTATTTCTAACGGATTAAATCGTTAAATTAGTAAGAAAACGACAATTTAATACAACTaagttttttccttgaaaaaatatttcaagttaATATATTCACACTAATTATTTTAGACATAATAAAAACcaactaatttaatataattaACCCTAAGTCAGGAGGCTAATACAAACTAATGAATCTGAAATTTGTCTTCCTTGAAAGAACTTAACTGATACTTAAGGTTAATTCACGAGACATTGTTTGCCCTTAACGGTGCAAAATTTATGGTGTATTTTTTACAATATGAAAAACTTAAATATCCTTTTATTATAATTAAACTTTTAATCTTCTTCcaataaatattttcaaaatttactaaatattttaaaatatataataaaacgAAATAGTCGATTTTTCGAACGTTCAAGAGCCGTTGGCAGCTTTTGATAAAATGACCTTAGAAATGAGGTGGGAATGGTTAAAAGTTACACAAAACCATCATGATAGAGTACCCATcatctctttctcctttttttttttacttgataTATGGAAATGGCTAAAGTAGGTGGCTCTAGATAGCCTGAGTCAGCATTCAGTTTTCTAGTTTAAGCTACCAATATGTAATCCCGTCAAACAAGAAGCAGGCCTAAAAGACTCAAGGCATCTCAATGAgagttttattttattcaaaacTTAAACGGACAATTTGCACACATGCAAGTTGCAGCCAACAAGGACATGCAACTTCAAACAACAGGAGAGATACACTTTACTAATTTATTCATACCATATCTTTTATATGAATCCTTTGGCTAAAAATTTGATTCCATACACTTGATAATTTAGAAAAAGACATTAGCTAGATTAAGTTGATCCTTTGACCAAAGATCTTATTCCATACCCTTAAATCATTTAGAAATAAACATTAGCTAGACTAAGTTATCCATACCAGATAGCCTATACAATCTACAAAGTTAGATAATGTTACATGTACTACAAGATAACCATATATTGTTCTCTTGTTCAAGGAAAAAAGCTAACCACTATTTTCCCTACCAACCAAAGTTTGAAGACAGCCTCTCTTCACTTTGATTTGAAATAGCCAGTAGGTTGGACTTTAGACTTTCGAGTCTAAGGAGATCGAAGAGTCTAATCACTAAGCATTTCTTCATCTCTTATTGAACCCCAAATCCAGCTTCactaagagggtgtttgataagaagaatatcATGTTCTTGGAATACGTTTTTTAGAATACGTGTTCATGGAACTAACATGTTTTTGTTGCGAGAAACATGATGTGATTATCTCTAGCATCTCGTTGGATCTAACAAAAACATTTATAATGGTGTAATGACTCAGCCTCTCTCACATCGGACTCGGACTTTTGGTTTATTGGATCTTACCTGCCACGAGCATTTTCGGCTCTAATATTAAAAAGACTATGAATCAAgacaatcaatcacttaattAGTCCCGTATGAAcccttaaaattttttcataatcttcaatacaagactAACTTTTTAAAAGCAGTGTGTTACACTCAGTTCACATGTTTTGGGACATGGGTTTTAAGAAACACATTGTTCTCTTAGCAAACACCttctaaggatttttttttctgtatgtTCATGTCAAGTTAAACAATTAAATAGATGCTCGCTAGCATTGAGAATGGATGTGTTGCGATATATATTGAATAAAAGATGTGCAATTGCACCTTAAAAGAACAAACAATCAAGCTTTTCATTAATAACGAATAACTTGTAAGCTACATTCTTGAGTTGATTAGTTTACACCATAAAAATTGAACCATCGGATGCCTCTTCCTCCATTATTGAAGAGCTGAACGTGGAGGCCCCTATCTCTTACTAATTCGTGCATGGAAAAGGCAAAAGATGTGCAGGTTAAGAGAAAAGCAGCAGACTCGAGCATGCTTAACTTTCGAACAACACGACAACTTTTCAAAAGATCATTTCATCACAGTATCACTTAAGCATGCTTAATTTTGGAATTCTGATGGGATTTGGTGTATTAAtactagtatatatatatatatattcacatctGGTAGGTGattcaaaaataatttacttATATGCTTTGTAGCTTGTTAAAATGTGCTCCATTAGTTGtgaaagaatatgaaaaaaaaaaaacctatctTCTACTCACTGATTTGCCCATGACCAAGATAGATGGAAAGTgcatgataagaaaaaaaaaaaatctgtttaaGAAATCAGgtcggatttagatttaagataTGAAttcgattggattcagatttagatatacataaataccTTATTGGAGTCtaattcagattggatttatttctaaataaatattttatatgcaattttcttacattttgaaaatatgctaGATTCCATTAAAAATTGGGATATCCAAATCAGAATTTGGtttcgaatatgaatatgtgaatatctgaaaagcaTATGCGATTAGAGATATATATAATTCGAATTGAATCCACTGACATCCTTGCTCGTTGCaaagacaatttttttgggTGCAATCTAACCCTATATATAATGTTAAAAGTGATTCGATCCTACTTTaagtgatattttttaaatcttaaatGTGCTTTgcaatcataaaaaaattagtagCTCTTTTAATGTCAAAATGtgaacaacaagaacaagaaattGATGTAAGTTAAAACACATTATTTATTGAATCAGTATTCATAAACACATTAGCTCCTTGGGCGGGCAGCTTCCACGACCACTCTCCTTAATGAGCTAGGTGATGACTTTGGATAGCCACATCGCCATTCACTTAGCTTAAACTCGATCATTTTGCAAATGAATGTGTTAAACTTGTCAAACTTAGAAAATGTACAAAAACTTCTTCTTATTGAATTTTCAATTTGTAAATAAACGTTTGATGTAGGCCTATCTGCACACGCAAATAAAGTATCTAATATTTAAATATGTAACTTTCAAACTACAATGGAGTGAAGAAGTTGAGAACCAGATattcatcatatatatatatatatatatagaaagagagagagaaagagagtggaaaaagtgaaaatacataacaaaatttgaggacaagacGTCCCCTAACTACAAGAACaaactgcaaaaacaaaaataaaatgacgaaatatacaaaacaactgTACAATAAAACGAAATAAGAGGGGTGGGAAGAGAGTGAATAAACAGAGGACCAGAGCGTACCcaaaaagcaagagagagagagggagagattcaTTTGCATTCTCCATCCCCAtgatcaggggtggagctaggatttttttcaggtgCGGGCCAAAaagcaagggagagagagaaaaaaaaaaagaagagagattcATTTGCAATCTTAATAttgatggagagagagaaaaaaagaagagagattcATTTGCAATCTTAATATTGACGTTGAAATGCGAGGAAACGAAGAAAAACTTCATTTTGAATTGTTTAATACAACCTTTGCTTGTACCCAAAGCATATATTCTCtggttccttctttttctctaaaaaattaTCCCACAAGACAAAGTTTACGAACCTAATTCATGAAACCTGTCTCTAACCCATGCCCGGCAAATTCATTTCTGGACAAATTATCCATCCTCTCTTAGTGGCAGGCCATGTTATCCGCCGGCAATTTGTTGCGTGCGGGCATGTGCCATTTTCATGGCCTCAAATAAACAATGCAGCCTTGCCTTGCTCCTTGATCTGAAACTCTAAATATATTCGGTTGATTCCGCTTTACATTGGTTTGCAACCCTATACTCATTTTAATATAATTTGCTGTTTTTTAAATGGGATTTTCTAATACAAACTACAAAGCGattaaaaactatatttttattacagtaaaaaaaaatatagattaCCAGCCATGCCTCGGTTTGCACAAAAATGGTATTGTGGTTGTCGATGAGGTTTCTAGTGTTTGAGTTCCACGACAACTATTCCTccctcaaaaaagaaagaaaaaggcatgGTTGAGTGAGTGGCTGAGCTAAATgtaggcttgtgtgggcagttgtccaTACGTAACCAAATAAATTTAGTTTGTTTATATATTAGTTCCTCACCACATAATTTAGTTTGTCACAATTTAGTGCCCCTTAAATACCAAGCAGGTTATATATTATGTCGCATAACATGTGATAAGCtagaaatatattattgaatgtaaaatatatttttaataataaaatattatattattatttaaaaaaaaatcgagtCGGCCTGATATATTATCAGGCCTGAACCTGGGCCCAATCGAACCGGGTACCACGTATATCAGGCCAGCTTTTTCGGGCTCGGACTCGATCGAGCTAAGTACCAAGTAACCCAATTACCCAGGCTTACTTGGGTTAGGACCAATAGCCTCTGTTCTTACACTTGACAGGTTACACTCTCCATCATTGGAATTGGACCATTACGGTATGACTCTCTTGAACACCAACCCACCAACCCAACGTTTGGTTCAGTTGGCGTAGCCTTTTAAAGGGCCGATAATAGACATGTGAATTTTCCTTCCCATCTTTTAAACGTAAAATCTTAAAAAGTGGAGAGAAATCGTTCATTATCTcttattaaaaaactaaaaaaattggaaaaggtaaaagagaaGGAATGAAGAACAATGTCGCTAGAGTGGGCAACTTGCGCAAGAGAACAGTCTTGTATTGGACACCATCTTCGTGTCTTGGTGCTTGCAATTGAAGTGTGTAGAATCAAAGCATACGACTAATCGTTCATCTATAAATTTGACTGCATGCCAACGACTGACTTAGATTAGTGCGAAAAGGTAAGTACATATGATGAAATTAGGCCTAGGCATCTGGCCCGGATAGCGATGGGTACCCTACACCCGAGCCAGCCTGAGTTCGAGCCCCAAAAAACTGACTTAGGCCCATCCGATGGggcttgatttattttttaaatattatttttatttaatattgatacattttattattaaaatattatatttaaaaaattttattatttatttattttttttattttaaaaaggcTGGGCCCAAGCCCAAACTTGGATGTCGGGTATTCGGCTGGGCCCAAACTCGATTTTTGGGCATCAAGCCAGCCTGAGCCCAACCTTTATCGGGTCAGGTCAGGCCGGGCCAGCCTGATGCTAGGCTTAGATGAAATGGCTTGTGTAGTGGGGGCAAGGAAATTAAATCACTTGTTCTTGAATGCagattaaaattgaaaaagaaaagacagtGAAAGTTTGTCTAGATATCCAGGTGAGCAAAAAATTAACAACCCATTACCTGCAAAAGAAACATGAAGGCTCCAAATTTTCCTTACTTAGAGGGTCCTGGGCTACAGCGATGTCAGCAACAGCACTCGTGCACCATTTAACTTAAGTACGATCCTCCATCACTTTATAAGATGCAGAGACATAGTACACATTAGAATCAAGCTAGAGACTTGTCCATTGTAGGCTCCTAGTCCGACTAGCTACGCTATGACCCCTTGAGGCTCTAAGTATATATTTGAAGAGGAGATCTTTGATAAGAGGTGAAAATCTTTTACCGTTAGCATTTCTAGTgagttttaatttgaaaatatttcactCGGTGGGACAACTTTTTCCACCCACAAAATTATGCACCGTCAACCCTTGTCTCAatataattaccaaaatacAAAATCCTCCCACAAAGCATGAAAGTCCCATATAATCAACCATTTCAACTATGCAaacaactaagaaaaaaaaacactggtGAACGAAGCATCAttctcaatttcaaattttgaagcaagaggACTGTAGTTGCCAGCAGTCACTTTACTAATAGTGACAATATCGGTGAAATGACATGGAACTGCCAAAATAACAATAGAAACATCAGctttgagaaaagaaaggagcGTACACATTGTAAGAAGGATACCAAGATCTCTACACACCGACGACAAAtagaacaaagaaattgaaatttataaggtAGGAAAGTTATTTCTAACAATGCCCAACTAGGTTTTGGAACTACAATCCCGAGAAAAGAGGCCGTATGGCCTCTCATTAATTTTCTATACCTTCAGAGAGTTCTATTATGCATCAGCATTAACAATGGCAACGGCGCATCCTTCAACTTAGGTAATGT
This genomic interval carries:
- the LOC116261385 gene encoding tubby-like F-box protein 1 isoform X2, which produces MSLRRSLARIGSLGRSFSRKGKTVPFLILRSEQGGLRNRGKERDEGEEEELLEGGEGFWEGEEEEEEEGGEGVRTWGRLLPELLVDIIQRVEARDDAWPVRRNVVACAAVCRRWREVTRALVRPPKDCGIITFPFSLKQPGPRELPLQCYIKRNRKTSTFYLYLGLSQTSMEKGKFLMAARRYRHGAHSEYIISLDSEDLSQGSSAYVGKLSSDFLGTNFTIYDSRQPYTGARPSGCKTSRRFAPKQVCPRVPDVNYEIGQVSYKFNLLKSRGPRRMHCNLRCPSPLETSGSTTHAKDRSTWHEASTSTSTSGNVILKNKAPRWHEHLQCWCLNFHGRVTVASVKNFQLVATVDPSQPGAIGDDELVLLQFGKVGDDMFTMDYRQPLSAFQAFAICLTSFGTKFAY
- the LOC116261385 gene encoding tubby-like F-box protein 1 isoform X3, translated to MSLRRSLARIGSLGRSFSRKGKTVPFLILRSEQGGLRNRGKERDEGEEEELLEGGEGFWEGEEEEEEEGGEGVRTWGRLLPELLVDIIQRVEARDDAWPVRRNVVACAAVCRRWREVTRALVRPPKDCGIITFPFSLKQPGPRELPLQCYIKRNRKTSTFYLYLGLSQTSMEKGKFLMAARRYRHGAHSEYIISLDSEDLSQGSSAYVGKLSSDFLGTNFTIYDSRQPYTGARPSGCKTSRRFAPKQVCPRVPDVNYEIGQVSYKFNLLKSRGPRRMHCNLRCPSPLETSGSTTHAKDRSTWHEASTSTSTSGNVILKNKAPRWHEHLQCWCLNFHGRVTVASVKNFQLVATVDPSQPGAIGDDELVLLQFGKVGDDMFTMDYRQPLSAFQAFAICLTSFGTKFA
- the LOC116261385 gene encoding tubby-like F-box protein 1 isoform X1, with translation MSLRRSLARIGSLGRSFSRKGKTVPFLILRSEQGGLRNRGKERDEGEEEELLEGGEGFWEGEEEEEEEGGEGVRTWGRLLPELLVDIIQRVEARDDAWPVRRNVVACAAVCRRWREVTRALVRPPKDCGIITFPFSLKQPGPRELPLQCYIKRNRKTSTFYLYLGLSQTSMEKGKFLMAARRYRHGAHSEYIISLDSEDLSQGSSAYVGKLSSDFLGTNFTIYDSRQPYTGARPSGCKTSRRFAPKQVCPRVPDVNYEIGQVSYKFNLLKSRGPRRMHCNLRCPSPLETSGSTTHAKDRSTWHEASTSTSTSGNVILKNKAPRWHEHLQCWCLNFHGRVTVASVKNFQLVATVDPSQPGAIGDDELVLLQFGKVGDDMFTMDYRQPLSAFQAFAICLTSFGTKFACE